A window of the Pseudobdellovibrionaceae bacterium genome harbors these coding sequences:
- a CDS encoding lytic transglycosylase domain-containing protein gives MRLRRPKWTLGLLSFLIFAGQTEVKASVVYRGVASYESLDLNSFKDGFDLLLKTDEHFSKAKRLSRLYGERSLQVCAEEAIANIAAIENQSAYPFIFYFGAKCLGRLAVTDKNRALHQSWLEYTIDFETLAQHKDFLEPEKNLIYDALLNVRETLFQKSDELGLDDMKTEALARRSWNTKSKSVVLKLFEFYMKKNDQDSAKQVLKEFEPDLQDIGILEKINQHFSDEVIDLKIKLLKESAENYKKIKRLYDTKKYSQIVPLYKQSTFVDTKNLVPASRAIAWSYAHGKEDVRKAIIDEFNNMDIHFETFAWILANRGLHEDVYQAYEQVKNKTEAHHKKALRALLYKGDYGRAAKLIDSLGVIAKAKKVKIPAQGDLNLAGLDAILNTEIVYWSVLNLIRNGSFEKALPLLDILAASNSDFRLQALYFKHRILKHELKKEYKPVAEQLVKAYPLTFYGVLVAHEEGMTQLLPFLQKKENFTVQMSLHNQSDLRILKQILFIVEEKFTSEFMTFMDRSLAVMTLPGQVLLAKHFQNTGYPLQAIKIMNNVWTLDHSLIHPDVVRIAYPTDLVDMIKVHGASDLDPLLVLAVIRQESAFQPTAVSPSRARGLMQLLAPTAREMARFLKVRLPNFPKILFKPDLNIKLGSHYMRRLSNSYQGHLPLAFAAYNAGPGRIRTWSSGRDLITQAQLHKQNEDWKEQDLWVEELPWSETRFYVKALLRNYILYKLFEDYKPLKTCYRLWNCEAVQEEAQ, from the coding sequence ATGAGGTTGAGACGTCCTAAGTGGACCTTGGGTTTGCTTTCTTTTTTGATTTTTGCTGGCCAAACCGAAGTGAAGGCCAGCGTGGTCTATCGTGGTGTGGCCTCCTATGAAAGCCTTGATCTGAATAGCTTTAAAGATGGTTTCGATCTGTTGCTAAAGACCGACGAGCACTTTAGTAAAGCTAAGCGTTTATCTAGACTGTATGGGGAACGCTCTCTGCAAGTGTGCGCAGAAGAGGCCATTGCCAATATTGCAGCCATTGAAAACCAAAGTGCCTATCCCTTTATTTTTTATTTCGGTGCTAAGTGTTTGGGACGTTTAGCTGTCACCGACAAAAACAGAGCCTTGCACCAGTCTTGGTTGGAATACACCATTGATTTTGAAACTCTAGCACAACACAAAGACTTTTTAGAGCCAGAGAAAAATTTAATTTACGATGCTTTGCTCAATGTGAGAGAGACTTTATTTCAAAAGTCTGACGAGTTAGGCCTAGATGATATGAAGACAGAGGCTTTGGCTCGAAGAAGTTGGAACACCAAAAGTAAAAGTGTTGTTTTAAAGTTATTTGAATTTTATATGAAAAAAAATGATCAGGACTCGGCCAAGCAAGTGCTTAAGGAGTTTGAACCTGACTTACAAGACATCGGAATTTTAGAGAAGATCAATCAGCACTTTTCAGACGAAGTGATTGATTTAAAAATTAAACTTTTAAAAGAGTCCGCAGAAAATTATAAAAAGATTAAAAGGCTGTATGATACTAAAAAATACAGCCAGATTGTGCCTCTGTATAAGCAGTCGACTTTTGTGGATACCAAGAATCTTGTTCCTGCGTCACGTGCGATAGCTTGGTCCTACGCCCATGGCAAAGAAGATGTGCGCAAGGCCATTATTGATGAATTTAACAATATGGACATCCATTTTGAAACCTTTGCTTGGATCTTGGCTAACCGAGGTTTGCATGAGGATGTGTATCAAGCATACGAGCAAGTGAAAAATAAAACAGAGGCTCATCATAAAAAGGCTTTGCGTGCTCTTTTATACAAAGGTGATTATGGGAGAGCTGCAAAACTGATCGACTCTTTAGGTGTGATTGCTAAAGCTAAAAAAGTAAAAATTCCAGCACAAGGGGATTTAAACCTTGCTGGCCTAGATGCCATACTCAATACTGAGATTGTATATTGGTCGGTGTTAAATCTGATTCGCAATGGAAGTTTTGAAAAGGCTCTACCTTTGTTGGATATTCTTGCCGCTTCAAATTCGGATTTCCGTTTGCAGGCTTTATACTTTAAACACCGTATTCTTAAACATGAACTTAAAAAAGAATACAAGCCTGTAGCTGAACAGTTGGTGAAAGCCTATCCTTTGACTTTTTATGGCGTGCTTGTTGCCCACGAAGAGGGAATGACCCAGTTGCTCCCATTCTTGCAGAAAAAAGAAAACTTCACAGTGCAAATGAGTTTGCACAATCAATCAGACCTTAGAATACTTAAGCAAATTTTATTTATAGTAGAAGAAAAGTTCACTTCAGAATTTATGACATTTATGGATCGCTCTTTAGCGGTGATGACTTTACCTGGGCAGGTGCTCTTGGCTAAGCACTTTCAGAATACGGGTTATCCTTTGCAAGCGATTAAAATTATGAACAATGTGTGGACTTTGGATCATAGCTTGATTCATCCTGATGTTGTGAGAATTGCGTACCCCACAGACCTAGTGGATATGATTAAAGTGCATGGAGCCAGTGACCTTGATCCTCTTTTAGTTTTAGCAGTGATTAGACAAGAGAGTGCATTTCAGCCCACAGCAGTAAGCCCATCCAGAGCACGAGGACTAATGCAACTTTTGGCCCCTACAGCAAGAGAGATGGCGCGTTTTCTTAAAGTGCGGCTTCCTAATTTTCCAAAAATTTTATTTAAACCTGATTTGAACATCAAATTAGGGAGTCATTACATGCGTCGTTTAAGTAATTCCTATCAAGGACATTTGCCTCTAGCTTTTGCGGCTTACAATGCGGGCCCTGGTCGCATAAGAACTTGGTCGTCAGGACGAGACCTCATCACACAAGCGCAACTCCATAAGCAGAATGAGGATTGGAAAGAACAAGACTTATGGGTTGAAGAGTTACCATGGAGTGAAACTCGTTTTTATGTGAAAGCTCTCTTAAGAAATTATATTCTTTACAAACTCTTCGAAGACTACAAGCCACTGAAGACCTGTTACCGACTTTGGAATTGTGAAGCTGTGCAAGAAGAAGCTCAGTGA
- a CDS encoding BatD family protein, translating to MKRIGKTINLIFVTLILLWCGPQVWAQEITTELAESAVGVDDVFSIVVKIKKDKMGSTKVEVPRESRPQHRNMAYLRESQNSSLQTTIVQGQVLVTNTTQKVLTYHAQRKGDVHIEPFMILVDGKRVRAPGLQFKIAEKSVGIQGKKNKGASPFDSMESLFSNFLGRRLDILGKGQKSSELDFFVDVEVSNMNPYQGEQFVVQWYLYANGRITDIDSLKYPALEGFWKEEISLAVALRGEPVTRDGKDYTRYMLASYAVTPIVKDRATIDAYTVKCVLASLNSFFNGAPTKEAVRSSDEAILNIKPLPEPKPDDFSGLVGEFQLQGSVDRSNITVGQPFTYKYRVAGIGQSKFMNEPQVDFGPDFEVYDVAESSRFVPPNRTEKVYSYLLVPKNLNANYINSFSSSFFDPEEGVYYTLETRPFSFNVEEGAGDTEDESEGFFKTDAGSSKFQPTFYEQVGRNVKNLRVASTWPFVVLYSFGMLLVMMFLAYQHFAGRIVYNFEKDLQTRFEHLFKLVDDGHWREASVEAVNIVYFFVNSRSRRISRSQRLEDIMTALPPSLRREIEAVLADLNHDLQRYSFAPASLVVKGNEKDQVKEKCLALQRLFERSLRDEVETS from the coding sequence GTGAAAAGAATTGGTAAGACCATAAATTTGATTTTTGTGACCTTGATTCTCTTATGGTGTGGGCCACAGGTGTGGGCTCAAGAGATCACAACAGAGCTGGCAGAATCAGCTGTGGGTGTGGATGATGTGTTTTCCATTGTAGTGAAAATTAAAAAAGATAAAATGGGAAGCACAAAAGTAGAAGTCCCTAGGGAGTCTCGTCCTCAGCATCGTAATATGGCTTACTTAAGAGAGTCACAAAACTCCTCTTTGCAGACAACTATTGTTCAAGGTCAAGTGCTAGTGACCAACACCACTCAGAAAGTGCTTACGTATCATGCGCAACGCAAAGGTGATGTGCACATTGAACCGTTTATGATTCTTGTGGATGGAAAAAGAGTCAGAGCCCCAGGTTTACAATTTAAAATTGCTGAAAAGAGCGTGGGGATACAAGGCAAAAAAAATAAGGGGGCGTCTCCCTTTGATTCTATGGAGAGTTTATTTTCTAATTTCTTGGGTCGTCGCTTAGACATTTTAGGTAAGGGACAAAAATCAAGTGAGTTGGACTTCTTTGTGGATGTGGAAGTGTCCAACATGAATCCCTATCAAGGAGAGCAGTTTGTCGTGCAGTGGTACCTGTATGCTAATGGTCGAATTACTGACATTGATTCTCTGAAATACCCCGCCTTAGAGGGATTTTGGAAAGAGGAGATCTCTTTGGCCGTAGCTCTAAGAGGCGAGCCCGTGACCCGAGATGGGAAAGACTATACTCGTTATATGTTGGCCAGTTACGCGGTCACTCCTATTGTCAAAGACAGAGCTACAATTGATGCCTATACAGTGAAGTGTGTGCTTGCGAGTCTAAATTCATTTTTTAACGGTGCGCCCACTAAAGAAGCTGTTCGCAGTAGTGATGAGGCCATTTTAAATATTAAGCCTTTGCCTGAGCCTAAACCTGATGACTTTTCAGGCTTAGTGGGGGAGTTCCAGCTTCAAGGCTCTGTGGATCGAAGCAATATCACTGTGGGGCAACCCTTCACATACAAGTACAGAGTGGCAGGCATAGGACAGTCTAAATTTATGAATGAACCTCAAGTGGATTTCGGTCCTGACTTTGAGGTGTATGATGTGGCGGAAAGCAGTCGTTTTGTACCACCTAATAGAACAGAGAAAGTGTATTCGTATCTGTTGGTACCTAAAAATTTAAATGCCAACTATATCAATAGCTTTAGCAGTAGTTTTTTTGATCCCGAAGAAGGGGTGTATTACACTCTAGAGACTCGTCCCTTTTCGTTCAATGTTGAAGAAGGTGCAGGTGATACAGAAGACGAGAGTGAGGGGTTCTTTAAAACCGATGCGGGCTCGTCAAAGTTTCAACCCACTTTTTATGAGCAAGTGGGTCGCAATGTGAAGAACCTTAGAGTGGCGTCCACTTGGCCATTTGTTGTTTTGTATTCTTTTGGAATGCTGCTTGTCATGATGTTTCTGGCTTATCAGCATTTTGCGGGAAGAATCGTTTATAATTTTGAAAAAGACCTCCAGACCAGATTTGAGCACCTGTTTAAGTTAGTGGATGACGGGCATTGGCGAGAGGCTTCAGTAGAGGCTGTGAATATTGTGTACTTTTTTGTCAACTCGCGCTCTCGTCGAATCTCTCGTAGCCAGAGACTTGAGGACATCATGACTGCCCTTCCGCCCAGTCTTCGTCGCGAAATAGAGGCTGTGCTGGCGGATTTGAATCATGATTTGCAGCGATATAGTTTTGCCCCCGCGAGTTTAGTCGTAAAAGGCAATGAAAAAGACCAAGTTAAAGAAAAGTGCCTTGCATTACAGAGGCTTTTTGAAAGATCATTAAGGGATGAGGTTGAGACGTCCTAA
- a CDS encoding VWA domain-containing protein, producing MSQKGEGIEIVFVLDISMSMAAEDVKPSRLKLAKLQLNKVFEALQGNKMGLVAFAGQVGVVSPLTQDMGALALFLDSLDFETISEQGTNIKDALTEAKELLMRGGEKGTQKSNQAVVLITDGEDHSSDSLSEAKALYHEGVRTFVIGVGTRDGARIPIRDSFDQVVGYLTDRKDQPVITKPDFKFLRSIAKAGHGSFYTMGFGSKMIGALQSDLSKIKSTGFEAQSFDVQDEYFQYPLLVSILCFFLSLIFTPTGKSKPIRSLKYIEDMND from the coding sequence TTGTCTCAAAAAGGAGAAGGGATAGAGATTGTCTTTGTGTTAGACATTTCGATGTCTATGGCGGCTGAAGATGTAAAGCCCAGTCGTTTAAAGTTGGCGAAATTACAACTGAACAAAGTGTTTGAAGCCTTACAGGGAAACAAGATGGGGCTTGTGGCGTTCGCGGGACAGGTGGGTGTGGTGTCCCCTCTGACCCAAGACATGGGAGCGCTGGCTCTATTTTTAGACTCCTTAGATTTTGAAACCATTAGCGAGCAAGGTACTAATATTAAAGATGCCTTAACTGAAGCCAAAGAACTTCTGATGCGAGGTGGAGAAAAAGGAACGCAAAAATCAAATCAAGCAGTGGTTTTAATTACAGACGGGGAAGATCATTCCAGTGACAGCCTGTCTGAAGCAAAGGCCTTATATCATGAAGGCGTAAGAACTTTTGTTATTGGTGTAGGAACAAGGGATGGGGCTCGCATTCCTATTCGAGATAGCTTTGATCAAGTCGTGGGATATCTGACAGACCGAAAAGATCAACCCGTGATCACTAAGCCTGATTTTAAGTTTTTAAGATCTATTGCTAAGGCAGGGCATGGCTCTTTTTATACAATGGGCTTTGGAAGCAAAATGATCGGCGCACTTCAGTCGGATTTATCTAAAATTAAAAGCACTGGCTTTGAAGCCCAAAGTTTTGATGTTCAAGATGAATACTTTCAATATCCACTTTTAGTTTCGATTTTATGTTTTTTCTTATCTTTAATTTTCACTCCGACAGGCAAATCAAAGCCTATTCGTTCACTGAAATACATAGAGGATATGAATGACTAA
- a CDS encoding VWA domain-containing protein yields MLEWGSSFQNVLGSVVLALALAVLSAYFLYFKKGQRQRFLIKDQDFLNYFKESRPLNLHKLLHFFSLALFALGMIFLIIAFARPQKRNETVNQTSEGINIMMVLDISDSMLIEDMQPTNRLESAKLRIKEFIEKRISDRIGLLVFSGQSYTRVPLTLDYDLLLESLQMVQTSERIRKGTAIGVALANAIGRLEKNKDQTNIVILLTDGENNIGAIDPITAMEIAKEAGIKVYTVGIGKDGLAQLPVLRKFPNGMVQKYYRPMHSAVNEKLLNQIAKETGGKFYRVVDSTSLNDVFSEINKLEKTEVEIQKISMIAELYSPWNLWGLILLLSSQFIYLIMVWRIF; encoded by the coding sequence ATGCTTGAGTGGGGATCCAGTTTTCAGAATGTCTTAGGTTCTGTGGTGTTAGCATTAGCACTTGCTGTGTTGAGTGCCTATTTTTTGTATTTCAAAAAAGGCCAAAGACAAAGGTTTTTGATTAAAGACCAAGACTTCTTAAATTATTTCAAAGAGTCGAGACCTCTTAATCTGCATAAGTTGTTGCATTTTTTCAGTTTAGCCTTATTTGCTCTAGGTATGATTTTTTTAATCATTGCTTTTGCACGGCCACAGAAACGCAATGAAACTGTAAATCAGACTTCAGAAGGGATTAACATCATGATGGTGTTGGACATTTCTGACAGTATGTTGATTGAAGACATGCAGCCGACTAACCGTCTGGAGAGCGCAAAACTTAGGATCAAAGAGTTCATTGAAAAGCGCATCAGTGATCGTATTGGGTTATTGGTCTTTTCTGGACAGTCCTATACGCGTGTCCCACTCACTTTAGATTATGATTTATTGCTTGAAAGTTTACAGATGGTGCAAACTTCAGAACGTATTCGCAAAGGGACAGCTATTGGTGTAGCCCTAGCCAATGCTATTGGTCGTTTAGAGAAAAATAAAGATCAGACCAATATCGTCATCTTACTGACTGACGGTGAAAATAATATTGGTGCGATTGACCCCATCACGGCGATGGAGATTGCTAAGGAAGCGGGAATTAAAGTTTATACAGTAGGGATTGGTAAGGACGGTTTGGCGCAACTGCCAGTGCTGCGTAAGTTTCCTAACGGCATGGTGCAAAAGTATTATCGTCCCATGCACAGTGCTGTGAATGAAAAGCTCTTAAACCAGATTGCTAAAGAAACAGGTGGGAAGTTTTACCGTGTAGTGGACTCCACCAGTCTTAATGATGTGTTTTCTGAAATCAATAAACTGGAAAAGACAGAAGTGGAAATTCAAAAAATCTCTATGATCGCTGAACTGTATTCGCCGTGGAATCTTTGGGGTCTGATTCTGCTTTTATCCTCACAGTTTATTTATTTAATCATGGTATGGAGGATCTTTTAA
- a CDS encoding DUF58 domain-containing protein — MNKEDRVLRKIRHVEYKTKKLVNALVLGNYRAVMKGQGMTFSDFREYVPGDDVRNISWSLIAKTNKPYVKQYEEERELNAYFLVDTNITMFQGSKEYLKMEQALYSVAALAMAAQKSNDLSGLILYSNVMKDFIPAKKGKVHIRRLISEIINAEPESGTAQGLVESCEMLLKYQKKRSIIFIFSDFLNIAQAKIALQSLTKKHQVIACVLTEETESSLQDFGTMRFVNFDQTESEIMNGGFAPAKSLFTKFYKEKRQTRDKILGASGLDVIHLSSQSDIYKPILKYFKTRAKRV, encoded by the coding sequence GTGAATAAAGAGGACCGTGTACTTAGAAAGATCAGGCACGTAGAGTATAAAACCAAAAAATTGGTCAATGCTCTGGTGCTTGGTAATTATCGTGCTGTTATGAAAGGCCAAGGGATGACCTTTTCTGATTTCAGAGAATATGTTCCTGGTGATGATGTGCGAAACATCAGTTGGTCCTTGATTGCCAAAACTAATAAGCCTTACGTGAAACAGTACGAAGAAGAGCGAGAACTCAATGCGTATTTTCTGGTGGACACCAATATCACCATGTTTCAGGGTTCAAAAGAATATTTAAAAATGGAGCAGGCCTTGTATTCGGTCGCCGCACTGGCTATGGCTGCACAAAAGAGCAACGATCTTTCGGGTTTGATTTTATACTCCAATGTCATGAAAGATTTTATTCCTGCCAAAAAAGGCAAAGTTCATATTCGTAGATTGATCAGTGAAATCATCAACGCCGAACCAGAGTCAGGAACAGCACAAGGTCTGGTGGAATCCTGCGAGATGCTGTTAAAATACCAAAAGAAAAGATCAATTATATTTATTTTTAGTGATTTTTTGAATATCGCACAAGCCAAGATCGCCCTGCAATCTTTAACCAAAAAGCATCAAGTGATCGCCTGCGTGCTCACGGAAGAGACCGAAAGCAGTTTGCAAGATTTTGGAACGATGAGATTTGTGAACTTTGATCAGACAGAATCAGAAATTATGAATGGTGGATTTGCTCCTGCGAAATCACTTTTCACCAAATTTTATAAAGAAAAACGACAGACCAGAGATAAAATACTAGGGGCTTCGGGGCTAGATGTGATTCATCTTAGCTCTCAGTCAGACATTTACAAACCTATTTTGAAGTACTTTAAAACTAGGGCTAAGCGCGTATGA
- a CDS encoding MoxR family ATPase, whose product MDVSVLNAAVEKEAQAFRGVQEEFQKVIVGQTNMIEAVMIGLLTGGHILIEGLPGLAKSLTISTLARIVDLSFNRIQFTPDLLPSDLIGTMIFNPKTGEFSPKKGPVFCHIVLADEINRAPAKVQSALLECMAEKQVSIGDTTYRLEEPFLVMATQNPIEQEGTYPLPEAQMDRFLFKIIVGYPTKDEELGILQRMSSGHSIEVQKVLDREQLLRSKEYVNQIYIDDKLTKYIVEVVLATRDPKSYGLGSLSNLIQVGSSPRATIGMARAAKAKAFLSGRGYVTAEDVKSVATSVLRHRLILSFEAEAEGIVSDEVIATLLSKVEVS is encoded by the coding sequence ATGGATGTTTCAGTTCTAAATGCAGCGGTAGAAAAAGAAGCTCAGGCCTTTCGAGGAGTGCAGGAAGAGTTTCAAAAAGTGATCGTTGGTCAAACGAATATGATTGAGGCTGTCATGATTGGACTGCTCACGGGCGGACATATTTTGATCGAAGGGCTTCCAGGACTTGCCAAGAGTTTAACGATTTCCACTTTGGCGCGAATTGTAGATTTAAGTTTTAACCGAATTCAATTTACACCAGACTTACTCCCATCGGATTTGATTGGAACGATGATCTTTAATCCTAAGACAGGAGAGTTTTCGCCTAAAAAGGGACCTGTGTTTTGTCATATTGTTTTAGCTGACGAGATCAACAGAGCCCCAGCTAAAGTGCAAAGTGCTCTTTTAGAGTGTATGGCAGAAAAACAGGTTTCCATTGGCGACACAACTTATCGACTTGAAGAGCCTTTTTTAGTGATGGCCACACAGAACCCTATTGAGCAAGAAGGAACATATCCGCTTCCTGAAGCACAAATGGATCGTTTTCTGTTTAAAATTATTGTGGGTTATCCAACCAAAGACGAAGAATTAGGAATCTTGCAAAGAATGTCTTCGGGGCACTCGATTGAAGTGCAAAAAGTTTTAGATCGCGAACAGCTCTTGCGTAGCAAAGAATATGTGAATCAGATTTATATTGATGATAAATTAACGAAATACATTGTAGAGGTGGTGCTAGCCACTCGTGATCCTAAAAGTTATGGCTTGGGAAGCTTAAGCAATCTGATCCAAGTGGGCTCATCACCTAGAGCCACCATTGGGATGGCCAGAGCTGCGAAGGCCAAAGCTTTTTTAAGTGGTCGAGGTTATGTCACGGCAGAAGACGTCAAGAGTGTGGCCACAAGTGTGTTGCGACATAGGTTAATTTTAAGTTTTGAAGCCGAAGCGGAAGGCATTGTGAGTGATGAAGTCATTGCCACCTTGCTTTCTAAGGTAGAGGTGTCGTGA
- a CDS encoding DUF1844 domain-containing protein, with the protein MDANFSTLVMSLGSSTMIALGQIPDPNTGHASTDLKVAQFNIDLLQVLKEKTSGNLTEEENKFLTALLSDLQMQYLDKKKNATANN; encoded by the coding sequence ATGGACGCCAATTTTTCAACTCTTGTCATGTCTCTAGGCTCATCAACAATGATTGCCTTAGGTCAAATTCCCGATCCCAATACAGGTCACGCCAGTACAGACCTTAAGGTGGCTCAATTTAATATAGACCTTTTGCAAGTTTTAAAAGAAAAGACCTCGGGGAATCTCACTGAAGAGGAAAATAAATTTCTCACAGCTTTACTTTCTGATTTGCAGATGCAGTATTTAGATAAGAAAAAAAATGCAACTGCAAACAATTAA
- a CDS encoding Do family serine endopeptidase produces MTYRFFSFIAVILFSVACHAQKQSEVLQAEKIQLPKVEDGQPLPSNLFIELAKKTNPSVVNIYTETRPKFNQGQVPDSLNFFFEQFFGAPRGSFQNPQIRPMQSLGTGFVIRNDGLILTNAHVVDKADTIKVKFQNDETEHIAKLIGSDAKTDVALLKIDTKNKLAALKLGDSSQLQVGEWVAAFGNPYGHSNTITKGIVSALERDSGGLNLFPFIQTDASINPGNSGGPLVNMKGEVVGMNTAIDARAQGIGFSIPINNVKQLLSELEKTGTVQRGFLGIEMHGLDESIAASLKLPNTKGALVANVMPDSPAEKAGIKPYDVIVEFNGQKIESPNDIQRAVASTPVGRASKVKVLRNGKSNTLSVIIGSSAKSVAQNEPTPNAPQKQQSLALKDFGLSVSLLDNSLLNRFGLSPNTQGILVTGVDPYSPAFKADLRAGDVILELNRSKVTTVSDFQKRLQDKNLLRIQRDSRTLLTLMSK; encoded by the coding sequence ATGACTTACAGATTCTTTAGTTTTATTGCTGTCATACTTTTTTCCGTGGCTTGTCATGCTCAGAAACAGTCTGAGGTTTTACAAGCCGAAAAGATTCAACTCCCCAAAGTAGAAGATGGTCAGCCCTTACCCTCAAATCTGTTCATTGAATTAGCTAAAAAGACCAACCCCAGTGTGGTGAACATCTATACCGAAACTCGCCCGAAGTTTAATCAAGGACAAGTTCCTGATTCCTTAAACTTTTTCTTTGAGCAATTTTTTGGTGCACCCAGAGGCTCTTTCCAAAATCCACAGATTCGACCCATGCAATCCTTAGGGACTGGCTTTGTGATTCGTAATGACGGTTTAATTTTAACCAATGCCCACGTTGTAGATAAAGCCGACACCATCAAAGTGAAGTTTCAAAACGATGAAACAGAACACATCGCCAAACTGATCGGCAGCGACGCTAAAACTGATGTGGCCCTTCTTAAAATTGATACTAAAAATAAATTGGCCGCTTTAAAACTTGGTGACAGCAGTCAATTGCAAGTGGGTGAATGGGTTGCGGCTTTTGGTAACCCCTATGGACACAGCAACACCATCACTAAAGGGATCGTGTCAGCATTAGAAAGAGACTCTGGAGGTCTTAATTTATTTCCCTTCATTCAAACTGATGCCAGCATTAACCCTGGAAACTCTGGTGGCCCCTTGGTCAATATGAAGGGTGAAGTTGTGGGAATGAACACCGCTATTGATGCCCGCGCACAAGGAATTGGGTTTTCTATTCCTATTAACAACGTCAAACAGCTCTTGTCTGAACTTGAAAAAACAGGAACCGTTCAACGCGGATTTTTAGGCATTGAAATGCACGGACTAGATGAGAGCATTGCCGCCTCTCTTAAGCTTCCCAATACAAAAGGTGCACTTGTGGCCAATGTGATGCCTGACTCTCCTGCAGAAAAAGCAGGTATAAAACCCTATGATGTCATCGTGGAGTTTAATGGACAAAAGATTGAATCTCCCAACGACATACAAAGAGCTGTGGCCTCTACACCCGTAGGACGCGCTTCTAAAGTGAAAGTGCTTCGTAATGGCAAATCCAACACATTAAGTGTCATCATCGGCAGTTCTGCAAAAAGTGTGGCTCAAAATGAACCCACACCCAATGCCCCTCAAAAGCAACAAAGTCTTGCCTTAAAAGATTTTGGTTTAAGCGTCAGTCTGCTCGACAATTCTCTTTTGAATCGTTTTGGGTTATCACCTAACACACAAGGCATTTTGGTCACAGGCGTTGATCCCTACTCGCCTGCATTCAAAGCTGATCTTAGGGCTGGGGATGTCATTCTGGAACTTAACCGCAGTAAAGTGACCACCGTGTCTGACTTTCAAAAGCGTTTGCAAGATAAAAACTTACTTCGCATTCAAAGAGACAGTCGCACTTTACTGACCTTAATGTCTAAATAA
- a CDS encoding copper chaperone PCu(A)C: MIKVKKVITINTKSMIVLASMLWVTSMLTVANANANANANANANANANANANANANANANANANANVRGQTKLAVEQGIVYLPLDGVRVTAGYGTLKNVGNKELNLKIVSAQGFKAVELHETLEKNGMMKMQKVESLKLGVNETFELKPGGNHIMLFDPLKKFKDSEKVKITFSDGTQNLLLHFNMQPRETAQKPNKEHHHH; the protein is encoded by the coding sequence ATGATCAAAGTAAAAAAAGTGATAACGATAAACACCAAAAGTATGATTGTTCTTGCCAGCATGTTGTGGGTGACCTCTATGCTGACCGTCGCCAACGCCAACGCCAACGCCAACGCCAACGCCAACGCCAACGCCAACGCCAACGCCAACGCCAACGCCAACGCCAACGCCAACGCCAACGCCAACGCCAACGCCAACGTTCGCGGGCAGACCAAGTTGGCCGTCGAGCAGGGGATTGTGTATTTACCTTTAGATGGTGTGAGGGTGACTGCGGGTTACGGTACGCTTAAAAATGTGGGGAATAAAGAACTCAATCTAAAAATTGTCAGTGCCCAAGGGTTTAAAGCTGTTGAACTGCATGAGACCCTCGAAAAGAATGGAATGATGAAGATGCAAAAGGTGGAGTCTTTAAAGCTAGGGGTCAATGAGACCTTCGAGTTAAAGCCAGGCGGTAACCATATTATGCTTTTTGATCCTCTTAAAAAATTCAAAGACTCTGAAAAGGTCAAGATCACTTTTAGTGATGGTACTCAAAACCTTCTGCTGCATTTCAATATGCAACCTAGAGAGACCGCTCAAAAGCCCAACAAAGAGCATCATCATCATTGA